In Vicia villosa cultivar HV-30 ecotype Madison, WI unplaced genomic scaffold, Vvil1.0 ctg.002029F_1_1, whole genome shotgun sequence, the genomic stretch ACCATTCATCATAACTTACATATTGACTGAAATATAATTAACCAAGTGACATAGCCACTACTTATTGACTACCGAGGACATGATGGGTGAATTCGACTTCACATGGATTGGTCACCTGCACATACCTTTCTAGGATAATCCTCCTTACATTCAGGAGGATGAATATTCAGGTCCATCAACTACTTGATTAGGGAATCCACATTAATCTCCATAGATTTTCCTTCTCCTTTCTTCTAGTCTTTGTGCAGcgctttaaatattatatttacctCGGATATGTAAGAATTTATTCTCACTGGCTCATCACGGGTGTTATGGCCTTTTAGCTTGAGGTGGAGTGTATATGCCACTACAACTATGGTCACTGCGAAGGATTTTTTTCAAGGATGCAATTGTAAACACTTTTACAAGGATGCAATTGTAAATACTTTTGAGATTGTTCGTACTGGTATCTCATCCTTTTCCTAGAGTAACCATCATCAGATTAATGTACCCCTAAAGACGGTATAATATGTCATTGAAGGCTTGTAAGTTGGATCCTTCTTGGGACCATAACTTCGTTTTCTTTAGTCCCATTTTTTCAAAAAGGTATGAGTACATGATATCATAGAAACAACCTCCATCAATAAACACCCGAGAGACCTTTAAATTATTGATTATTGTTGTTATCACCAAAGGATAGATCTTATTTAGGATCCCCTTAACTTTATTACTGTCACAAAATCCAAGGATTAGCCTCCCTAGCACCCCGACTGAAGTGATTCCCTCTTTCTTGTTAACGACCATTAGCTCAGTGATCTTTTTCATCATCCCTTTGGAAGGATTACCTGCACTTGGAATGTTTCCAATGATGGAAGTGATGTACTACCACGTCCCTTTAcaggcttcttcttcttcattgctcGTATTTTTCCCTTTGGTGTTGGTAACAACTTCGATGGTTTTGTTGGGGATTTCTCCCTTTGGGTGGAGCACTTATGCTTCGGTGAACCTTCATGGCTTCCTCGGCTCCTCTTATTATCTCTGGTGTATTCAGCTAGCCTCCCTTTCTTGATCAATCCTTATATTACATCTTTAAGTTAGATACAATCATTCGTACTATAACTATGACTATTATGGAAACTGTAGTACTTAGACTTATTTGTTTGGGAAGATTCCTTGACAGGGCATGGATTCTTGAACCCACCCTCTATGAACTTATTATTCGTGCATTTCTTCCAAAAAAATTCCCTCGAAATATTCAGGGGAGTGTTAGCGTTAAATTTGGATCAGGGGTTGTACTTTCCTTCTTTTTTATGTCGACCACTACATCTTTCTAGTGCCTGATTGAGTCAAGAATTTACCAATCCTCGACCTTTGTTCTTGACCAATAGTTTTACTTCAAATTTGATATAAGGTTATGCGCTACTCAATAAATCTCTTAAGCTATGGGATTCCTTGAGTCCTAACTTCTCCTAGAACATGTAGTCTAGCCTCAACCTTTCTCAAATATTCAACATCTTAGTCTATACTCCATGTGTGCCCCCCATGGCTACTGGTActttggtgaagtagtcaattTACCCGTGTAAGGAGTTTTTATTTCCCTAAACATGATCATTTTCATGGGTTACCTATTTTGGGTGGTGAAGGCATCGCCACCCAAAATAGAGATCGTTCCAAGAATATATGCTCCCGTCCGAGAGGGTCTTAAACCAAATCATTATGGATCCAATCAGCGTTAGTGCAAAGAGCTTGTAATTTATGTCCCTGTGGGTGTGGTAATGATCTAACAGGTTGTCTAAGTGCTCAAAGTGTTTGTATGGATCCCTAGTATCATTATAGCTTTGGAATTTTAGAGGTTTTTCTAGTGATCATGGAATCCTACTATCGTGGATGGGACATACAGAGAGTTTCTATTTGTTTCGGGATCAGAGAGTCTTCGTCACACCTATCCCTCTTCAAGGACGGTGGACCTCTAGGGGAGTGTGGCTACTGCTTCCCCTCTTTAGCATCGAGAGCAGGAGTCTTGTGTCTTCGGTGATGACGATGACTTGACGACCTTAGGATTCTCCTTGCGAAGTTGCTGCTATGATGGTGGCCGACTCAGGAATGGAAGATTGATTTCATTGAGAGATCGCCTCCCGTATAGTGTTTGTCTTCGGATTGACGTTTTATAAACTCTCTTCGATCCTAAACAGTTTTTTAGCCAGGGATTACAAATTCTGTTGTTGCACTATAAACATTGTTCACAAGATTAATAGCTCATTGCACCTCGAGGTTAGCCTGTAATAGTTGAAGCCGATGAGTGTTACTTGTCCATGAATCATAGGTAGTGGTGGATGTATATGTGAAGGTTCGCCTTGATGAAAATTGTTGTGTGGATCTAAATAAAGGACGAGCTTAGAACACTCCTTGACCGATTCTCACTTGAATAGGATCTTGCTCCGAAGGATTGTATGGAGACACTATACGAAGACTAGATTGTCTTATGTTTGAGGAAAGGGAAGAGAATCTTTAATAGCTTCAGCAACGACTTGCCATTGAATGACAGAGCAAGTGGTTTTGGATGCCACCATGGTTAATTATTGTGAAGAAGGGACTATTGGAAAGGAAATTGAGATTCAATAAAGAAGATCAAGAAATAGAGATCTGATCTTCTAGGAGAGAAGATCTAGATCTCTAGATTGGAGGAGATCTGAATATGGAAAGACGTGGGAATCACATTTTGATTCCCACAGACTGCGCCATAATTTCGTGGTGGAATCAGAGTTTTTCGATGAACGATGAAGTGGTGCTTACTATGATGGACTCGAGCTTCTGGTGTGGTCGAGATAGGGTTGAACTGCAATATCAACACTCTAACACTTAAGTCAATAAGAGAATGATAATTTATGTGAgtgtgagaatgaatttgaatacatgtgaAATGGTGCACCTTTCCTCTTAAATAGAGGGAACGCTTCtcacactactagaaaattcgcttttagtgaccgaatttgAGACCAAAAAAGCTTTacaatcggtcactaaaatattTTGTGACCGATTTAGCGACCATTAATTTTCGATTGAAAAAGTGTTAGTCTCTAAGTGAAATTTAGCGATTGAATCGACGACTgaatttagtgaccgattttagtgttctttttcgtaaaataaaattaaaagttataacACCTAGGGATCAAACTCGTCACCTCCGTGTATTTTAATAAGTCCTTGCCACTACACCACTTAACATCTattgttatatttatatttaaacatatatacatatatttttatataaatatattatttgttaaaacaattaaaaagatGAAACTtatagtaaaaattaaaaattgaaagagaattaaaatctttaaaaaaatggaaagaaaatagtaacataataaagaggattaaaaataaaatagataatattagtgaccaaaatttcggtctctaattttaatatataaattaaattgtatataaaaataatttttcatgaCTGAAtaggtggccaaagaatttttGTCTCTAAATTGGTGGCTGATTAATTTTAGCGATcaatttagtgacctcttaaaattggcTAAAAGATATTAAATTTTGGTAGCTAATTCGATCACTacaattaggggtggaaatatgGAAGACAACCTAACAGGGGCCTAGGACATAGCCTTTACAGGCTCAGACCAGACCAGGCTTTTTTTTTTAAGTAGGATAGGCTTAGGctattttataagcctatttagctaaaaaggttAGGCCACATGTCATATAAAAAGTCTTTTAAACCTATCAGGTCGGCTTATGTAAGTACACATGAATAcatttattattgatatattgtagtttatactttgaattaaaataggaaaaataCACGATAGTTATCTTGAAGATATATGTAAATAACTGGGCAAACTCTTATGAACAATGTTATAAttattgttataagttgtttcaaTACGTTCTATCAAACAAATactatcacaaaatttatgctaaTATGTAAACTCGAATGAGTCAATGAAAACAAATGTTTATGTTCGTTGATCtttttatttagggttaatatCACTTTTCACCTCTGTAATATATGCAAAATTCGCTTTATCCTCTGGTAATATTTTTTCTAGTTTtccccctgtaatatttttttgtttggattACCTCCTAAGCGTGCAAATTTAACACCAAATCTGGGGGGGGTGGGaatcaaacaaaaaatatattacagAGGGATAACATTTACACTTAGGGGCAAAAgacatagtatttttatatttcagggggtgtttgaaaaaaaattacagggggaaaagcgaatttcgcctatattacaggaggatttttttatatttaacccttttatttatttgtctatttaacattagttgaattgcttatttataaatattcaaatgatgtatgcttttaagtaggctagtaGCTCAATCAGGCTTTCAAAAATGCTAGgcttaggcctaaaaataagcctatgataaGCTCTAAACTAGGCTTAAGCTTTGAATTTTTTAGCAGGTCcggctcaggcttggcaaagcctaactcGACCCACCCTATTCTCACCCCTAACTATAGTGACTGGAAATGTTTGGTCACTAAAActgaattttctagtagtgtcaACAGAAAGCGTGTGGTGAggcgtgttgcaccccaaaatttgccctctttatttgagctataagttaataatgacgtttatttcgtcatttcaaaattgaagaaaaataataaagagttttcatgggtttaagaagaaaagcgtgaaaaatggtttaaacagtggaaatacgagaaaaattcgcaagtcatatttggaaggtgatatgagcttagTTCTCGCGTTAtcttgactgtttcgacgatatctacaactttcgtgttcggctcggaagctaaTTCTTTGAAGAAGGTCTTCAAATTGGCAAATTACTTGAGATTTCGTagtgaaaaatagtgctgaatgtagggttttgcgcctcggaaaattcatatctcctaatccgctcgccggattcgcttgaaaatttaactcgAGCTCCGtgacatcattaccaagatttcatatgttcggaccgaaggccaaatatgcatggaaaattcccagaattttaaagaTCGTCGTgtcgtttcggtaaaaagtgtgttttcgtgtatgtcgcgccgagttcgaaaattcataacttcttcgatttttatcgtatgaagtccattccggcggtattctctcggaaatttcgttagcttcgattcttcgtcacacatgcttgttcagattctgagccgaagatggagttgtatcgagttctttgagcggtactcacaaaattctgcacagtcgcaccagatgaatcggcgtttctcgccattcaaacgcgcatattttcttcatcgcttatcggattgaggtgattctcgcggcaacggatcacaaatttggtcatcttcgcaaTGGCATCGGTTTAGTTCCGAAATTTAGAGCCGAACCAAGTTTCCTTAAAAACAAGCCAAAATGAGACgtaccgagggcaatttggacattttgcattgacaatatataaacattttgctcttcacaaatcaagggggaggactctcacaatttcaattcaccaattctgcacaaacactttctcccaattctctctcaattctcttgaatcaaaaccacaaattacataaaacttccatcaatattcatcaaatttcatcaagatcaagaacatggattgaagaatcaaggatCAAAGTTCGAATTTCTCTCCCTCTCCCTCACTAAGCTTGCGCGCCTCCCTCTCTATCCCAATCCGGATTTCGCTTTCGAGATTCgagtcgtgttcgcgttcgtatcgtgttcgtgttcgcacttcggtttgaatcttcattcggtaagccttgaaccttgaattaagtgcttaattgttgattatcatgtgaattcaaatctagatctacctcttgttcttgattaatggatgattgatgatgtttgatTGGTGAATTTGTGTATTTTTGCTCGAATTGATCGTGTTCATATGAATTTTGGTTAGGATTGATGTTCATTGTATGTAATTGatatccgttgatgatgaattgtgttaTTCGTGTTCGGATCCGTGATTTGTCGGTGATTTTGtgtgtataattgttgttgataatttGTGTTGCTTGCGATGTACTCAACGTGTTCGTATAAATGCATGTGCCATATTTTCGATCGATCTTGGCCTTatttgacgcgtcgcacttagcaTAATTGTTGACATGTGGATCGTTTGATGTGTGAATGTTGGTATGTTGTGATGTTGATGTTTGTTTGTGATCAATTGGTACGTTTTGGATCGAATGCGAATGGCTCCAAGGCctttaaaatgcataaaattctgTTTTCacacgccaggaaccgggttgtcccaggcgggaaccggttcccactcaatccaaaatgttgattctctgtgtttttgtaccaggaaccgggttgtccctaggtgggaaccggttcccagcttgctAACTTGACTATTCTCTGTatttttgtatggggaaccgggttgtccctaggtgggaaccggttcccagcttgctAATTTGGccattctctgtgtttttgtaccaggaaccgggttgtccctaggtgggaaccggttccgaGTTTCTGCCTCTGtttttttgtatggggaaccgggttgtccctaggtgggaaccggttcctgagtgcaattttttgtgttttgcttttctaacttcaaactttcgtatctttttactcgtaactccgatttgcacgttctttaaatcgtcggaaagcttatgagatgtaccATCTTGCTAGATGCTTTGTTtgcattaatttgtagatcattcatgtttgatttctctttgatgtttcattgtccatttcatgtttaccttACTTGTTGATTTCCTTTCGTTTTatggtaataacgcaattccgattgcgatgtttgttatctctaacctgtgtgctagtgtgcaaggcttttggatagtcaccgattgatactcattgcttgagcgttccgcttcacttgcggaatACGATTATATCTCATTGACTTGTATCGTGCTCTCGACTTAGAGACACGATCTTAtggctttatatctgcttgtttggtttgcttattcctcttgcaggtgtatcgtgattatgctcgatgtgcgagtcgacatttgtgcgctttatggctaatcggtgtgctgactatttgcttttgctttgctagctcgctcgcgggattctctttcttcgctttgcttcgccttagtttacggatcataatccgtttggtattgatctcgtttcattttatttcctcGCACTTTATcgttttctcgcatcatcctttaacatgagaagtaggacctagacatgcatctggccaagtcctcgaaagaggctctgtttttgttggtgtgtttatatttgtgctttgcggcagggagtcacggtgtaataagtcctatatggcactccgttaagtcctcatggaaggcatgcggtcaagggttcgtaatcaacccccgcctagtctcatcgagtctgttggtatgcgcacgcctcgcgttgcttgcttccaaacgtgcaaaagatcttgttatcaagtatgtcaggaaaagggttcatgtagccggacccccgccttttcttatagctcgcgtcgctcgacgttgatgctcggtgtacgcatgcaccgttttcctttacgatccgtgacggcttggttgctgagaggggtccgccctcttgtctatggcctgatcattttcgcgaggtctaatgcttggttgacttgggttgagctgctccccttggctatggcgggaccgcttttctaccattcggtcagtaccgttggttttgtttgctttacgagtggatgctcgtttgtgtgctcattgtgtgcttcccctttttctcgtaggttgttagtttagtttagactgataccctttgtatgataacattaggtagcaagttttcctccttagcttaggtcttcctcatgcattctttaaaacacaaaccacactctttgattttcttttcttaagagcttgttatttccgctccattcccagcataagtctccaaaggtcgagcagcggagtgtgaatgtaactcgttcacctaaaaaacacaaaacaaacagaaactagttagccgagctacggtagctctgattctgcaaaacagatacgtaggcagcggggtagggcccgtgcgagcataatcctttcttttccctacattctgcattcattttagtccagattagcatagatttgttacacacccatagttttagacacaagcgtggataccatcgagtacgatgggcgcgtggggtgctaacaccttcccctcgcgtaaccgactcccttaccctcttctctggtcgtgagaccgttgttttgttttgtggtttgctggcattccctttcttttcaggataaatatgttagtggcgactctgttaattttcgcggtagcgacagctggcgactctgctggggacgtctcgacctgttgctggtccggactcagcgagtcgatcctagcgcttgtgtgtttatcattgggtgtttttagtgctttgcatatttacctgtttgcattgcattctatgtgcgcttttacttttctgcatcatattctggactgtctggatttctgtctgttgggtgggtgtttcaagaggtaaaaggcccaatacccaggctatgtgtgaaccataggaaccctaggatagagtgggagcatggtttgtctcgaggtgtacgtctcgggatggattatgtgaccacgagcagagtagtggtttcaaacggaggtattatcgtcacccgcttgcgcgctgtgatgatgcttaccttcgggcggaccgtatactgcgtttcatgaccttaccttggcctagatttcacccgtgagtggggcgggaatcaatgatcatattaacaggtacattgttggtgaccgctgttcttgttcgtgggttaccgctgttcttgttcgtgggtgaccgctgttcttgttcgagtgtacttttggttcctgttcgtggggtactatggttcttgttcgagtggtaatccatgttctattccagtgtgttattgactatgggctttggttccgtggattgatattccgtgttccgtgtggtataccatttggggccgaacctttggctctgtACAATGTGTGTTACCGGCATTCCAGAATgtctggtgggcggcaacaagccccaccactttgcatcattgcatatttactttccaaaaatgatgtacaaaaaataactagcatacatgttctttccatttccaaggaatcgtatctttaagcctcgtgccgagcttttccatctcttactTGCTAAATCAATCAAAACATGAGGATTCCTTAGAAATGATGGGAACATAACATTGCATCcattcatgcatacatgcattcatgacagGTAATCAAATATGGAGCTCTTATTCTCAACCTTCTCTTCATTTGGTTTTCTCTACAGAGGTACGTTTCTGACTTCTCGACACCGATCAACAATCAGGAGTTAGCCATGGAACAAATCCGTGAAAACTTGaatgagatgaggacagaaatgaGGACTAACATGGGTCAGTTTATGGAGGCTATTCAAACCCTTGCTCTTAGACAAGAAGAGTTGAGACAGGTTCTTCAGAGGCCAGCTACAGACGGTAATATCACCCCAGGAGAAGGTCTTGTGAATCAGAATGTCAGAAATGTTGTTGAAACTACTATTCCTGCTCAGGAGAATGCACATCATGAGAACAACTTAAAACCTGAAGCCTTCAGGTTCCCGAATAATGAaactgacaaaaggttccacctcttggagaaaaggttgaaagctaTAGAAGGTCGtgactctgttgatttagatgcTGATGGGTTGTGCCTAGTCCCTGGTGTCAAGATTCCTGTTAAGTTCAGAGTCCCTAACTTCGAGAAGTACAAGGGAACCACTTGTCCGTTGACTCACGTGAAAGCATTTTGTAACAAAATGGCTCCTTATGCTGAGAATGACAAGCTAttgatgcatttctttcaggacaGCCTCAGTGGTACATCCCTCGAGTGGTACACTCAACTTGAACGAACTCATGTCCGAACTTGGAAAGAATTAGCAGAAGCGTTTGTCAAGCGTTACAAGCACAACAGTGACCTGGCTTCGACCAGAATTCAActccaagctttgactcagaGAAATGATGAGTCTTTTAGAGAGTATGCCCGAAGATGGAGAGAACTGGCTGCCAGAGTTCAACCTCCACTATTAGAACAAGAGCTCATGGGTATGTTCAAAGATATGTTGGAAGGTCCATACTACCAAGGCTTGATTGGTGCTTCTGACTTTGCAGAATTGGTTGTCGCCGGCGAACGAATTGAGAACGGTCTTAGGAATGGTAATATCCAAGATGTTGATGATCTTTTTGAATTCCCCAGGCGTGTGGATGGAAGAGCCAGTGTAATTCCTGAGTATGAAGAGGAGTCTCTTAATCATCCTCTCGATCAGATCTCTCGTAATGAAATGGAAGCGATTATTTCTATTCAGGATGACCCACAAGTCTGTGCTACAGCTCTCAGTCATCCACCTATTCAGTTTGTCCAGAGGGAGCCGGTTTTGCATGATCAAGCAGCTCAGTACGCGCCACCATGGAGGAACCACCAACAAAATCGTCACCAGCAGGGTAGACAGAGGCGTAGAAGGCCAAAAAGAGTGTATGATGCCATTCCCATGACTCATGATGAGCTATTATCTGAATTTCTCAAACTTTCCTTGGTGGAACCAAAGCAGTTGGATCCTGTTTCTTTCCCGTATCCTGAGGGATTTGACCCTAATGTCAGTTGTGGCTACCATGCCGGGGCACCTGGTCATTTGACTGAAGATTGTCAGCCATtcagagacaaggttcaagacctaattgatgcaaaggctattgCATTCACACCTGAGAGCCAtaattgaagttctcctccgaTTCcagtggatcttctgaagcaataagtccatacggagaagatctcctcaacattggcagttCTTAAATCaccatgcatgttcatgtttaagctttcttgttttatgcaatactgtttgtatgtaaaacttgtttgtttttgaactataataataatgcattggatatgtttgtcttaaaaaaaaatatccattcgcttttgctcttatttgtttttatatgctttttgtgatactaaactcttgttaacaaagcatgataactccgtagggagaatgatgagcataataccaagaacctcaaaaggtatgcttttgagtagaaccctgttgatgatgtacaggcattgtttcaaattcccaaacactggagatataagggagtgaaacctttgttaacccctctgagccttcgaagtaggagtttcttttctcaaaataaaaaaccctcacattcaacccaggggcgggtagtattcagttaacctgattgagcattcaaaattcatcaggagcacacatctaaggaCATAACAATGGTTGtccttcaaaagattgaggaaagtcaaatccccaacggttatccctcacctcaggaggtcgagacatcaaatttatccctcacatcaggaggtcgataccaacatcaaagccgctgtggtttatccctcacatcaggaggtcaaaataatgacgataccacaatggtgattcttcatcaatcaatgactcagacagtcactatgcacttccaacaaatcagagacaatgcaagatcacacgacttgttcaaaataaaagaatgaatcaaaaagaaaagaaaaaaaagaagaaaagcccgctaagtcaataacttgaaaacaagtgacttaggcaaaagttagggcatcccgctggacatccaaatcaaaattcaaaagaatttgttcaggcaaaagttagggaaacgaaaaagaaaagcaaagcaaaagcaaaaaaagagaaaaacaaggattacaaaataaagatcctcaacaaagaacaaagtcgtgtgatcagacactaAAAATAAAAGGTAAAGTGATTATCGCGTCCAAaagacctcat encodes the following:
- the LOC131637567 gene encoding uncharacterized protein LOC131637567, which codes for MEQIRENLNEMRTEMRTNMGQFMEAIQTLALRQEELRQVLQRPATDGNITPGEGLVNQNVRNVVETTIPAQENAHHENNLKPEAFRFPNNETDKRFHLLEKRLKAIEGRDSVDLDADGLCLVPGVKIPVKFRVPNFEKYKGTTCPLTHVKAFCNKMAPYAENDKLLMHFFQDSLSGTSLEWYTQLERTHVRTWKELAEAFVKRYKHNSDLASTRIQLQALTQRNDESFREYARRWRELAARVQPPLLEQELMGMFKDMLEGPYYQGLIGASDFAELVVAGERIENGLRNGNIQDVDDLFEFPRRVDGRASVIPEYEEESLNHPLDQISRNEMEAIISIQDDPQVCATALSHPPIQFVQREPVLHDQAAQYAPPWRNHQQNRHQQGRQRRRRPKRVYDAIPMTHDELLSEFLKLSLVEPKQLDPVSFPYPEGFDPNVSCGYHAGAPGHLTEDCQPFRDKVQDLIDAKAIAFTPESHN